A single Nerophis ophidion isolate RoL-2023_Sa linkage group LG26, RoL_Noph_v1.0, whole genome shotgun sequence DNA region contains:
- the dbt gene encoding lipoamide acyltransferase component of branched-chain alpha-keto acid dehydrogenase complex, mitochondrial produces the protein MAAMTRGSSAVFRLLIQQYRHRCLRLHQMKVHTCLGSLPARVDRKFQNRSFQMWSRTLHMSAGARGPIVQFKLSDIGEGIMEVTVKEWYVKEGDKVSQFDSICEVQSDKASVTITSRYDGVIRKLYYDTDAIALVGKPLVDIETESSSDLIQEEDVVETPAMAREEHTHQEIKGHKTQATPAVRRLAMENNIKLSEVVGTGRDGRILKEDILNFLAKQTGAILPPTPFQEIQTPPPPPPIAAARPATTLSGLKAPPTMPKPVFTGKDVTEPLKGFHKAMMKTMTAALKIPHFGYCDEVDLSRLSALRAELKSLAEGRGVKLSFMPFFIKAASLSLAHFPILNASLDESCQNITYKASHNIGVAMDTSLGLLVPNVKNVQLLSVFDVAQEVNRLQGLGTAGQLGTADLTGGTFSLSNIGSIGGTYAKPVILPPEVAIGALGKIQILPRFDSAGNVVRAHIMNVSWSADHRIIDGATMCRFSNMWRDYLQNPASMLLDLK, from the exons ATGGCTGCTATGACAAGAGGCTCCTCTGCGGTGTTCAGACTG CTGATCCAGCAGTACCGCCACCGATGTTTACGTCTGCACCAAATGAAAGTCCACACGTGTCTCGGCTCGCTCCCCGCCAGAGTCGACAGGAAGTTCCAGAACAGAAGCTTCCAGATGTGGAGCCGGACCCTACACATGTCAGCAG GGGCAAGAGGACCCATCGTCCAGTTTAAGCTGTCGGACATCGGCGAGGGAATCATGGAGGTGACGGTGAAGGAATG GTACGTCAAGGAGGGGGACAAAGTGTCTCAGTTCGACAGCATCTGCGAGGTTCAGAGCGACAAGGCGTCCGTCACCATCACCAGTCGTTACGACGGCGTCATTCGAAAGCTCTACTACGACACGGACGCCATCGCTCTGGTGGGCAAGCCTCTGGTGGACATCGAGACCGAGTCCAGCTCAG ACCTGATCCAGGAAGAGGATGTGGTGGAGACGCCCGCCATGGCTCGGGAGGAACACACCCACCAGGAGATCAAAGGTCACAAGACCCAGGCCACACCTGCGGTCAGACGCCTCGCCATGGAGAACAAT ATAAAGCTCAGCGAGGTGGTGGGGACGGGCAGAGACGGACGCATCCTGAAGGAAGACATCCTGAACTTCCTGGCCAAGCAGACGGGAGCCATCTTGCCTCCGACCCCGTTTCAGGAAATCCAGACTCCGCCTCCTCCCCCTCCCATCGCAGCTGCCCGGCCCGCGACGACCTTATCAGGCCTTAAAGCTCCGCCCACCATGCCCAAACCAGTCTTCACCGGCAAAGATGTCACGGAGCCCCTCAAAG GCTTCCACAAAGCCATGATGAAAACCATGACGGCGGCTCTCAAGATTCCTCATTTCGGTTACTGTGACGAGGTGGACCTGAGCCGCCTTTCGGCTCTCAGGGCCGAGCTCAAGTCTCTCGCCGAAGGTCGAGGCGTCAAACTGAGCTTCATGCCCTTTTTCATCAAG GCCGCCTCCCTCAGCCTCGCCCACTTTCCCATCCTCAACGCCTCATTGGACGAGAGCTGTCAGAACATCACGTATAAG GCATCCCATAACATCGGCGTCGCCATGGACACCAGCCTGGGGCTGCTGGTTCCCAACGTGAAGAACGTGCAGCTCCTCAGCGTCTTTGACGTGGCACAGGAAGTCAACCGCCTCCAGGGGCTCGGCACCGCCGGTCAGTTGGGAACGGCCGACCTGACCGGAGGAACCTTCAGCTTGTCCAACATCGGATCG ATCGGAGGGACGTACGCCAAACCGGTGATTCTTCCCCCAGAGGTCGCCATCGGAGCTCTGGGGAAAATTCAG ATTCTCCCGCGCTTCGACAGCGCCGGCAACGTGGTCCGCGCTCACATCATGAATGTCAGCTGGTCGGCCGACCATCGTATCATCGACGGCGCCACCATGTGTCGCTTCTCCAACATGTGGAGAGACTATCTGCAGAACCCGGCCAGCATGCTACTGGACCTCAAATAA